From a region of the Geothrix sp. 21YS21S-2 genome:
- a CDS encoding tetratricopeptide repeat protein, with translation MSTDDKKQEAMELVSKAYQHHMRGEVDRAIELYTKSLDLHRTPEAYTYRGWARSFQKDFDAAIADCHRAIDLDPEYGNPYNDIGAYYLELGQYEDTIPWLHMALKAKRYESYCYPHYNLGRVYEALDKLEQALDHYRSAVQENPGYALAVKAVERVKEKLASLHAPLHGAR, from the coding sequence ATGAGCACCGACGACAAGAAGCAAGAGGCGATGGAACTGGTCAGCAAGGCCTACCAGCACCACATGCGTGGCGAGGTGGACCGGGCCATCGAGCTGTACACCAAGTCCCTGGACCTGCACCGGACGCCCGAGGCCTACACGTACCGCGGGTGGGCCCGCTCCTTCCAGAAGGACTTCGACGCCGCCATCGCCGACTGCCACCGGGCCATCGACCTGGACCCCGAGTACGGCAACCCCTACAACGACATCGGCGCCTACTACCTGGAACTGGGCCAGTACGAGGACACCATCCCCTGGCTCCACATGGCCCTCAAGGCCAAGCGCTACGAAAGCTACTGCTACCCGCACTACAACCTGGGCCGCGTGTACGAGGCCCTGGACAAACTGGAGCAGGCCCTGGATCATTACCGCAGCGCCGTGCAGGAGAACCCCGGATACGCCCTGGCCGTGAAGGCCGTGGAGCGAGTGAAGGAAAAGCTCGCGTCGCTCCACGCACCCCTTCACGGAGCCCGTTGA
- a CDS encoding MqnA/MqnD/SBP family protein — translation MPFTIAHSPDSDDAYMMAPLALGWMDTEGFDFRFVRKDIETLNAEALGAPYEVTAISFGAYPELASTYQLLTAGSSIQEGTGPVVISRKPLAPADLAGVTVAIPGLRTSAYLAMRRWMPGLKVELVPFDRIMESVAEGAFEAGLLIHESQLMFRDRGLHLVEDLGAWWKADCGLPLPMGGNAIRKDLPEDVKARFANLMRRSVELARERHDEAVAYSQSFGRGMDTEMIGRYVRAWVNDFTVDPGPRGRAAVDRLLGLSAEWIQG, via the coding sequence ATGCCCTTCACGATCGCCCACAGTCCCGATTCCGACGACGCGTACATGATGGCGCCCCTGGCCCTGGGGTGGATGGACACCGAGGGCTTCGACTTCCGCTTCGTGCGCAAGGACATCGAGACGCTCAACGCCGAGGCCCTGGGGGCGCCGTACGAGGTGACCGCCATCAGCTTCGGCGCCTACCCCGAGCTGGCGTCCACCTACCAGCTGCTCACCGCCGGCTCCAGCATCCAGGAGGGCACGGGCCCCGTGGTGATCTCCCGGAAACCCCTGGCCCCCGCGGACCTGGCCGGCGTCACCGTGGCCATCCCGGGCCTGCGCACCAGCGCCTACCTGGCCATGCGCCGGTGGATGCCGGGCCTGAAGGTCGAGCTGGTCCCCTTCGACCGGATCATGGAGTCGGTAGCCGAGGGCGCCTTCGAGGCGGGCCTGCTCATCCACGAGAGCCAGCTGATGTTCCGGGACCGGGGGCTGCACCTCGTGGAGGACCTGGGCGCCTGGTGGAAGGCCGACTGCGGCCTGCCCCTTCCCATGGGCGGCAACGCCATCCGCAAGGACCTCCCCGAGGACGTGAAGGCGCGCTTCGCGAACCTCATGCGCCGCAGCGTCGAGTTGGCGCGGGAGCGGCACGACGAGGCGGTGGCCTATTCCCAGTCCTTCGGGCGGGGCATGGACACCGAGATGATCGGACGCTACGTCCGGGCCTGGGTGAACGACTTCACCGTGGATCCCGGGCCCCGGGGACGGGCGGCGGTGGACCGCCTCCTGGGCCTTTCCGCAGAGTGGATCCAGGGCTGA
- a CDS encoding PKD domain-containing protein has protein sequence MKPMLRCFVLTGLGPILLCGCTMGGWNSPRERLSINSPPAVTPPKASTNDTNLSQYKTYLFTTGATDPDLYDQVVSCTWDFGDGSLPEAVTTSPFSVQHAFLAASAAVKVTVTARDTHGLNGPASATTFVVAPSANPFTVIPVTPAAAISVQAGQGTSTTVIFQFRVTYNGMGTVPNEDFLFTPGSPLATAVPVVKIMGTLDGAVPWSIAMAYPASGGAGAVYTATPSLKIKDSLNIQSVPVLFPPVTIQTVARP, from the coding sequence ATGAAACCCATGCTGCGCTGCTTCGTGCTCACCGGGCTTGGTCCGATCCTGCTCTGCGGCTGCACCATGGGCGGCTGGAACAGCCCCAGGGAGCGGCTCTCCATCAACTCGCCCCCCGCCGTGACGCCGCCGAAGGCGAGCACGAACGACACCAACCTGTCTCAATATAAAACATACCTATTCACGACCGGCGCCACGGATCCGGATCTCTACGACCAGGTCGTGAGCTGCACGTGGGACTTCGGGGACGGCTCCCTCCCGGAGGCGGTCACCACCTCGCCCTTCTCGGTGCAGCACGCCTTCCTGGCCGCGTCCGCGGCGGTGAAGGTGACGGTCACCGCCCGGGACACCCACGGCCTGAACGGCCCCGCCTCCGCCACGACCTTCGTGGTGGCGCCTTCAGCCAATCCCTTCACCGTCATCCCCGTCACCCCCGCCGCCGCCATCAGCGTGCAGGCCGGCCAGGGCACCAGCACCACCGTCATCTTCCAGTTCCGTGTCACCTACAACGGGATGGGGACGGTGCCCAACGAGGATTTCCTGTTCACGCCGGGCAGTCCGCTGGCCACCGCGGTGCCCGTGGTCAAGATCATGGGCACCCTGGACGGGGCCGTGCCCTGGTCCATCGCCATGGCCTACCCCGCCTCCGGGGGCGCCGGCGCCGTCTACACGGCGACGCCTTCCTTGAAGATCAAGGACAGTCTGAATATCCAGAGCGTGCCGGTGCTCTTTCCCCCGGTAACGATCCAGACAGTGGCCCGTCCCTAG